Genomic segment of Mercurialis annua linkage group LG6, ddMerAnnu1.2, whole genome shotgun sequence:
TCATCATTTCCCATAATTAGGCTCAGTAATGTGATTTTTGATGTTTTAAGCTTTCCCTTTATGTCATAGGTGTTGGTGTATTTATTCTCTTGTACATTGACAGGAAGTAACTGCCAGAGTTTTTATGCCCATATTTGTGTGCCCAACTAGTCACTGTGAAACAAATAGAAGCAATGGAAACTTGATTCTTCATCTCAGAGCATCAAAATTTCTCAAGTTTCAGGAGGTACTTGTACGAATTTGTTGTCATGTAACATGTTGAAGGCAAACAATAACTCTTTGCGTCTGTTTTTGTTATGTGATTATTGTATTTTTGCAGGCTAAGATTCAAGAGTTGGCAGAGCATGTTCCAAAAGGTCACATTCCAAGATCAATGACCATTCATTTTAGAGGAGAACTCACTAGAAAGGTTAGTGATATATGAATTTTGTTGAGAGTGCTTTATTTGAATTCCTTTATCAGCTTACAGTACTGCGAGTTAAGTTGTTTAATATACATAATTGTAGCTGGACAGATGCCTATGATATTGATTGAAACAACTGACAAAAATTGGTGTGGCTGAATCACTTCTGATAATAATTTTTCTTGGATTAGTATTCGAGCATTTTATGGGTTGCATTGGTCTGGATTAcaaattcaaaaaacaaaaaagaatcaaaaaacaaaaagaaaatagaagagAAGGAAAATATAATTGCATAACTAGACATGAAGGTTGCTGTCTGTGTTCATCCTTAAGCTGAAATACTTATTGCACTTCTCATATGCTATTCAAATCAAACCTTTAGCtatcatttaattttgttgCTATTATCAGGTAGCCCCGGGTGATGTTGTTGAAATATCAGGAATTTTTCTCCCGATTCCTTACACTGGTTTTAGAGCACTCCGTGCGGGTTTAGTTGCTGATACATATTTGGAGGCCATGTCTGTGACTCATTTCAAGAAAAAATATGAAGAGTGAGTGATCTTCTGGCTCTTTAGTTGATGGAAATTCTGCAAATTACTGTTACAATTCCATATATTAAGAATGTCATTCCCattcttcattttctttcagTTTTATAACTCACAAAAGTAGGTTTTTCTTGAACAAATAAAAGGAGGCAATTTGAATGTGGGAACTATATAATCCAAACACTTTATCAAATGTCAATTGACAGAAgtgttaggtcgtgggttcaattcctcccacaagcgctcccaaTCCCCAATTACCAAAACAAAAAGAAGTCTTAGTGTTAGTATTTGAGGAAGTCCATAtcctcttttatttttctcttaacAAGCTCAATTTAAATGGGAAGAGTTTGGTATCTGACTAGTGTGCTATATTACAGATATGAACTCGTAGGAGGTGAGGAAGAGCAAATTGCACGACTGGCTGAAGATGGTGATATTTATAATAAGTTGGCCAGATCATTAGCTCCTGAAATTTATGGACATGAAGATATAAAGAAAGCACTATTTCTTCTCCTTGTGGGGGCTCCACATCGAAAGCTGAAGGATGGTATGAAGGTAATGCATATAGTTGTGCTTCTCTTCCTTATTGACAGATCTTTCCAATGACCAAGTCAAGCTAGTAACTGCCTCTTATTTTTCTGTGGGATAAAATAAAAGCAATTTATTTTGCTTCTCTGACTCCTTGTGCCTCATTGAAATTTGGAGAAGTATCCTTGATCTCTACAGCATCTAGTATGATCAGGGTGCTGTTTTCTTGTCTAATTTTCTGTTGCTTCTCGATTGATTTGGTTTTAGTTATAGGGCACTGTGTACTCCTCTCACCATGTTGCTCTTTATGTTTTATGTGCATGTGTCAACATCTGTGGCTTGTTTAGAAAAGCAAACTTTGCTGATAAATggattatttttatcttttcttaTGTATAAGGATTCTCAAGTGTATGTTTATGATTGGGAGATCCTAGTTTATGCATTGCATACTTTAAATCTTTTTATGACTATAGTTGAAAGATCTGATAATCAATTAAATTGCAGATTAGAGGAGATCTTCATTTATGCCTGATGGGTGATCCTGGTGTTGCGAAAAGTCAGCTTCTGAAGCACATAATAAATGTAGCGCCTAGGGGAGTGTACACTACTGGCAAAGGAAGCAGCGGAGTTGGTCTAACTGCTGCTGTTCAGAAAGATCCGGTTACAAATGAAATGGTTCTGGAAGGTGGAGCTTTGGTGAGTTCTGAAAATCTTTTTGTTCTGAAAAAGTGTTTGATTTGTTAGATGTTGATTTCTACTTAGTTATGTTAGACGCCAATGAAAATTGTGGATGTTTTTCCACGCATGTATATGCgtcttatattatattataatttgtttttttattggaATACTTTAATGTCATCTCAACtttatttagttaatatttaatagttTGTTACCAAGAAGATGATTGGAGTAAAATTATCTTTTATCTTTTCAGGTTCTAGCTGATATGGGTATTTGTGCTATTGATGAGTTTGACAAGATGGATGAGTTAGATCGCACAGCAATCCATGAAGTTATGGAGCAGCAGACCGTCAGCATTGCCAAAGCCGGGATCACGACATCTCTCAATGCAAGGACTGCTGTTCTTGCTGCTGCTAATCCAGCCTGGTATAACCTCGGTGACAATGCTAGCTTTTACTTTACTTGAATGTGCTGAAATCATTTTACTGATGATACTCATGTCTTGCTGTAAACCCTTTGCAATGctttcttcttttccttttcGTTTATCCCATCTTATGAACAATGCTGGTCTCATCTTTTTCTGCAAACCAAAGTCCTAATGCAAAAAGCCTATTTATTAACCGaggtcattttttttattgtaggGGAAGATATGACCTAAGGAGAACTCCAGCTGAAAATATCAACTTACCTCCTGCTCTTCTATCAAGGTTTGATCTTCTGTGGTTGATCCTTGATCGAGCAGATATGGATAGTGATCTTGAAATGGCTAGGCATGTTGTATATGTGCATCAGAACAAAGAATCTCCTGCTCTTGGTTTCACTCCGCTCGAACCATCAATTCTTAGGTAGATATCAAATTTTCAGCTGgaaattattaatgaataccAATTTTGTACTTGATTTCTGAATTTTCTAACCGATCAATTGCATTTTGGTTTTACACTTTTTATTTTGTCTATGTATATGCTGGGCAGCTTTGTAAATAGTCTCGCGCTAAGTCATTCCACATGCATAATTGTTGTGTGAAGCTGCTTGTATGTTCACATGTCATTAGGTTTCCAAGTCTTGGGGGTTTCTGCAAATTCTACCTTTAAATTGCTTGCTACCCTACTTATACTTGGGTTCAGTTATTGCGAGTTTATATTGCTAGTTGATTTCTTCCTTTTCTCAGAGTTGATAAAACAACGGACTGCCCTAAACTATTTTGTCATTCAATGTTTTGTAGAGCTTATATTT
This window contains:
- the LOC126687136 gene encoding DNA replication licensing factor MCM7; amino-acid sequence: MKDFDLTADRVLAKEFLSSFADANGDAKYMNILQDVANHKIRAVQIDLEDLINYKDLDEEFLRRITENTRRYVGIFASAIDDIMPEPTEAFSDDDHDILMTQRSEDGNKTTDGSEPQQKMPAEIKRYFEVYIKAPSKGRPFTLREVKASYIGQLVRVSGIVTRCSDVKPLMQVAVYTCENCGHEIYQEVTARVFMPIFVCPTSHCETNRSNGNLILHLRASKFLKFQEAKIQELAEHVPKGHIPRSMTIHFRGELTRKVAPGDVVEISGIFLPIPYTGFRALRAGLVADTYLEAMSVTHFKKKYEEYELVGGEEEQIARLAEDGDIYNKLARSLAPEIYGHEDIKKALFLLLVGAPHRKLKDGMKIRGDLHLCLMGDPGVAKSQLLKHIINVAPRGVYTTGKGSSGVGLTAAVQKDPVTNEMVLEGGALVLADMGICAIDEFDKMDELDRTAIHEVMEQQTVSIAKAGITTSLNARTAVLAAANPAWGRYDLRRTPAENINLPPALLSRFDLLWLILDRADMDSDLEMARHVVYVHQNKESPALGFTPLEPSILRAYISAARRLSPYVPKELEEYIASAYSSIRQEEAKSNTPHSYTTVRTLLSILRISAALARLRFSETVAQSDVDEALRLMQMSKFSLYSDDRQRSGLDAVSDIYSILRDEAARTNKMDVSYAHALNWISRKGYSEAQLKECLEEYASLNVWQIHPHTFDIRFIDA